The following proteins are co-located in the Chloroflexota bacterium genome:
- the hemB gene encoding porphobilinogen synthase produces the protein MIISKNLLKERQAFGFPVQRLRRLRHSETLRRMVRETELSVDDFIYPFFVVHGTGVKEEISSMPGVFHLSVDQLSREAEQVATLDIPAVLLFGLPASKDPLGSEAYDPHGIVQEAVRALKRNLPELMVITDVCLCEYTSHGHCGVIIDGQVDNDETLEVLARTAVSHAEAGTDIVAPSDMMDGRVAAIRAALDENGFKNIAIMAYAAKYASSFYGPFREAAESAPQFGDRRGYQMDPANVREALREVELDIIEGADIVMVKPALAYLDVISKVKQAFPYPLAAYNVSGEYAMVKAAARNGWLDEQKVTLEILTSIKRAGANLIISYHALEVAQWLRRR, from the coding sequence ATGATCATTTCAAAGAATCTTTTGAAAGAGAGACAAGCATTTGGTTTTCCTGTTCAACGCCTGCGGCGCCTGCGCCACAGCGAGACTCTGCGGCGCATGGTCCGGGAGACCGAGCTCTCCGTGGATGATTTCATCTATCCCTTCTTTGTTGTCCATGGCACGGGGGTGAAGGAGGAGATCTCCTCGATGCCTGGCGTCTTTCATCTCTCGGTAGACCAGCTGTCCCGAGAGGCGGAACAAGTAGCCACCTTGGACATTCCTGCTGTGCTTCTCTTTGGGTTGCCGGCGAGCAAGGATCCGCTGGGTTCAGAGGCCTATGATCCACACGGTATAGTCCAGGAGGCGGTGCGCGCCCTGAAGCGCAACCTACCTGAGCTAATGGTGATAACTGATGTTTGTCTATGTGAATATACCAGCCACGGCCACTGTGGAGTAATCATTGATGGGCAGGTGGACAATGATGAGACCTTAGAAGTCTTGGCCAGGACGGCTGTTAGCCATGCTGAGGCGGGGACAGACATAGTAGCGCCGTCGGACATGATGGATGGTCGTGTAGCTGCTATTCGGGCAGCTTTAGATGAGAACGGTTTTAAGAATATAGCCATAATGGCCTACGCAGCAAAATATGCCTCTTCTTTTTATGGGCCCTTCCGTGAGGCAGCCGAATCAGCGCCTCAATTCGGTGATCGGCGTGGCTATCAGATGGACCCAGCCAATGTGCGTGAGGCTCTACGGGAGGTTGAATTGGACATCATAGAGGGGGCCGATATCGTCATGGTTAAGCCCGCCCTGGCTTATCTAGATGTGATATCCAAAGTTAAACAGGCCTTCCCTTATCCGCTGGCGGCCTACAACGTGAGTGGTGAGTACGCTATGGTTAAGGCCGCCGCTCGTAACGGTTGGCTCGATGAGCAGAAAGTAACCTTAGAGATTCTCACCAGTATCAAGCGAGCGGGAGCCAATCTGATTATCAGTTATCACGCCCTGGAGGTAGCGCAGTGGTTGAGGCGAAGATAA
- a CDS encoding carboxypeptidase regulatory-like domain-containing protein: MKSYYGHFRLGRWLLILFAISGVLLIYAILFASLTVSGVVRDRLNGQPIAGASITILNKEAPSSLSVHTGEDGRYTISGLRRGSKLVIKADRYAKREAVVIHNSPLDIDLEPLILSGTVKDAYTDAPIANAAVSEGGSHTTTDASGLFRLVRVKQGGVVTMVADGYAKDEISYMGQTGVEVALRPNVLSGKITEATSDKQIAGAKASVGNRVAVSGVDGTYKLTDIPPEPDLLVSAPGYEKSRITIARRSNIDVALKPFVVKAAYITMAGIGYQPMRDLVTRLIEETELNAIVIDVKDDDGSIAWRSNVPLAKAIGAQERITIPHPEGLIAELKKQGIYTIARIITFKDDLLASNGAKAGTNVAIIDERTGGPWKDASQGLGWVDPFRREVWDYNIAIAKEAAQKGFDEIQFDYIRFPADRNLRYAVFSQPNTAENRVKAISSFLAEAYAALKPLGVYVAVDVFGYASWQPDNVNLPLGQNIEEMGKYADFLCPMDYPSLFWYGLPMTPSYTPAENYPYEVVYYSVQEAIKRLNGLPVKVRPWIQYYNGSRRPYTAKDIELQKKAAIDAGAVGWMLWEPFVRYNKGGLVKGSD; encoded by the coding sequence ATGAAAAGTTACTACGGCCATTTCCGCCTGGGACGCTGGCTACTGATCCTCTTTGCTATTAGCGGGGTTCTACTCATCTATGCCATCCTCTTCGCTAGTTTGACGGTGAGTGGGGTGGTGCGCGATCGCCTTAACGGCCAACCGATCGCTGGCGCCTCCATTACTATTCTGAACAAGGAAGCGCCCTCGTCTCTCTCTGTTCATACTGGAGAAGACGGCCGCTACACCATCTCCGGGCTGCGGAGAGGCTCGAAACTGGTGATCAAGGCCGATCGATACGCTAAGCGAGAGGCCGTCGTCATCCATAATAGTCCGCTTGACATCGATCTTGAGCCCCTTATCTTGAGTGGTACAGTCAAGGATGCCTACACCGATGCTCCTATAGCCAACGCCGCTGTTTCGGAGGGTGGCTCCCATACGACTACTGATGCTAGTGGCCTCTTTCGCCTCGTTAGGGTTAAGCAGGGTGGGGTCGTGACGATGGTGGCCGATGGCTATGCCAAGGACGAAATTAGCTATATGGGACAGACCGGGGTGGAGGTCGCTCTCCGTCCCAATGTTCTCAGCGGCAAGATAACTGAGGCAACGAGTGATAAACAAATCGCCGGGGCGAAGGCTTCTGTTGGAAATAGGGTAGCCGTAAGCGGTGTTGATGGAACCTATAAATTGACTGATATACCTCCTGAACCCGACTTGCTGGTCAGCGCTCCCGGATATGAGAAGTCTAGGATTACAATTGCCCGACGAAGTAATATAGACGTCGCTCTAAAACCGTTTGTAGTTAAGGCGGCCTACATCACCATGGCTGGTATCGGTTACCAGCCAATGAGGGATCTGGTCACGCGTCTGATTGAGGAAACAGAGCTAAACGCTATCGTGATAGATGTAAAAGACGATGATGGATCGATCGCCTGGAGGAGCAATGTCCCTTTAGCCAAGGCCATCGGGGCCCAAGAGCGCATCACCATACCGCATCCTGAGGGGTTGATCGCAGAGCTGAAGAAACAGGGCATTTATACTATCGCTCGGATCATCACCTTCAAGGACGACCTGTTAGCCAGTAATGGGGCGAAGGCAGGTACAAATGTGGCCATAATAGATGAGCGGACAGGTGGACCGTGGAAGGATGCCTCGCAAGGACTGGGCTGGGTTGATCCTTTTCGGCGCGAGGTTTGGGATTACAATATCGCCATTGCTAAGGAGGCAGCCCAAAAGGGATTCGACGAGATCCAGTTCGATTATATCCGTTTCCCGGCCGATAGGAACCTGCGTTACGCTGTCTTCTCTCAACCGAACACAGCGGAAAACCGGGTTAAGGCGATCAGTTCCTTCCTGGCTGAGGCTTACGCTGCCTTGAAGCCACTTGGGGTCTATGTGGCAGTGGACGTCTTTGGCTATGCCAGCTGGCAACCGGACAATGTGAATCTCCCTCTTGGACAAAACATCGAGGAGATGGGCAAGTATGCCGATTTTCTCTGTCCGATGGATTATCCATCCCTTTTCTGGTATGGGCTGCCGATGACTCCGAGCTATACTCCAGCCGAGAATTACCCCTATGAGGTCGTTTACTACAGCGTACAGGAGGCCATTAAGAGACTGAACGGTCTACCGGTCAAGGTGAGACCCTGGATTCAGTATTATAATGGCAGCCGAAGGCCCTACACGGCCAAGGATATCGAGCTTCAGAAGAAGGCGGCCATCGATGCTGGAGCGGTGGGTTGGATGTTGTGGGAACCATTTGTGCGCTATAATAAGGGAGGGCTGGTCAAAGGGTCGGATTAG
- a CDS encoding cytochrome c biogenesis protein codes for MEQLSLILFVAGVLAYSLSTLFYEWFLGFRSRRIGEWATRLLLIAWGIHSLAIASRYLASGQLPLASRYETLSFYTWLIVLAYLIVERIYAQKVLGAFITPIVVLIISMAAFLPKGTVASLSGFQSVWLAVHVSLSYIAYTLFTLAFITAIVYLLQQAQLKGKKPRLLYYRLPPLEMMERLGHSFIGLGLPFMALAIITGAFWAQRVWGTFWSWEPKQTATLVALLVYVGYFYMRDIVGWRGKKAAYLIMIGFACILVSYLGPNLMAASRHGFIF; via the coding sequence ATGGAGCAACTGAGCTTAATCCTGTTTGTGGCTGGTGTACTGGCCTATTCACTCAGTACGCTCTTTTATGAGTGGTTCCTGGGTTTCAGGAGTAGGCGTATTGGAGAGTGGGCTACGCGCCTGCTCTTGATCGCTTGGGGAATTCATAGCCTTGCTATTGCCAGCCGTTACCTGGCTTCTGGACAACTACCCCTCGCGAGTCGTTATGAAACCCTTTCTTTTTACACCTGGCTGATAGTCCTCGCCTATCTTATTGTTGAACGTATTTATGCCCAGAAGGTGCTGGGTGCTTTCATCACCCCCATCGTCGTTCTCATCATCAGTATGGCGGCTTTCTTGCCTAAGGGCACTGTGGCTTCATTATCTGGGTTCCAAAGCGTCTGGTTGGCCGTCCACGTAAGCCTATCGTATATAGCCTACACCCTTTTTACCCTGGCCTTCATTACCGCGATCGTCTATTTATTACAACAGGCTCAGCTTAAGGGTAAAAAACCTCGGCTACTGTACTACCGCTTGCCGCCACTGGAGATGATGGAGAGGTTAGGTCACAGCTTTATTGGGCTGGGTCTTCCCTTTATGGCTCTGGCTATTATTACAGGAGCCTTCTGGGCACAACGCGTCTGGGGGACCTTCTGGAGCTGGGAACCGAAGCAAACAGCGACCTTGGTCGCCTTGCTGGTCTATGTGGGATATTTCTATATGCGCGATATCGTCGGCTGGCGAGGGAAGAAAGCGGCCTATTTAATAATGATTGGCTTTGCCTGTATTCTGGTCTCCTACTTGGGGCCCAACTTGATGGCCGCAAGCAGGCACGGATTCATCTTTTAG
- the hemL gene encoding glutamate-1-semialdehyde 2,1-aminomutase has protein sequence MKIDGSRHLFSEAQRYLPGGVDSPVRAFRAVGGEPLFLRCGSGAHIWDVDGNEFIDYVCSWGPLILGHAHPRVVTALKAAVESGTSFGAPVEGELALAKLMTEAFPSIEMVRFVNSGTEATMSALRLARAFSGRDKIIKFAGCYHGHADGLLVRAGSGALTLGVPDSPGVPVAVAQNTISAPYNDFDSVQRIFEKHGPDIAAVIVEPIAGNMGVVPPQPGFLKGLREVTTAYRSLLIFDEVISGFRVAYGGAQSLYGIYADLTCLGKIIGGGLPVGAYGGRREMMELVAPSGPVYQAGTLSGNPLAMTAGIETLRILKEPGVYPQLEERASRLAEGLEEAVREAGISAFLTRVGSMLTLFFTSQCVVDYETAKTADTRRYASFFRGMLEHGINLAPSQFEAVFISLAHSEADIEATIRAAKETCQTLNT, from the coding sequence ATGAAGATTGATGGATCAAGGCATCTTTTTAGTGAGGCCCAAAGATACCTGCCGGGTGGTGTAGATAGTCCTGTACGGGCCTTTCGGGCCGTGGGAGGAGAACCGCTCTTCCTTAGGTGCGGTTCCGGTGCACACATTTGGGATGTGGACGGCAATGAATTCATCGATTATGTCTGTTCATGGGGACCGCTTATCCTGGGGCATGCCCACCCCCGCGTCGTAACGGCCCTTAAGGCTGCGGTTGAGTCAGGGACCAGCTTTGGTGCCCCTGTTGAAGGGGAGCTCGCTCTGGCAAAGCTGATGACGGAGGCTTTTCCCTCGATTGAGATGGTGCGCTTTGTGAACTCCGGCACAGAAGCTACTATGAGCGCCCTTCGCCTGGCCCGCGCTTTTAGCGGCCGAGATAAGATAATCAAATTTGCTGGCTGCTATCATGGTCACGCTGATGGGTTGCTGGTTAGAGCTGGCTCAGGTGCTCTCACCCTTGGCGTGCCGGATAGCCCGGGAGTGCCTGTCGCTGTTGCCCAAAACACCATCTCTGCACCCTATAACGATTTCGACAGCGTACAACGCATTTTCGAGAAGCATGGACCTGATATAGCTGCCGTGATTGTTGAGCCCATAGCCGGTAATATGGGTGTTGTCCCCCCACAGCCTGGTTTCCTTAAGGGACTTAGAGAAGTAACCACTGCCTATCGGTCTCTATTGATTTTTGATGAGGTCATCAGCGGTTTTCGTGTCGCTTATGGTGGGGCACAATCTCTCTATGGTATATATGCGGACCTGACCTGTTTGGGCAAGATCATTGGAGGTGGGCTACCCGTCGGTGCCTATGGCGGGCGGCGGGAGATGATGGAATTGGTGGCCCCAAGTGGACCGGTCTACCAGGCTGGTACCCTTTCTGGGAATCCCCTGGCTATGACGGCTGGTATTGAGACCCTACGAATTCTTAAGGAACCAGGCGTTTACCCTCAACTGGAAGAGAGGGCGTCCAGACTGGCCGAAGGGCTAGAGGAGGCGGTCAGGGAAGCGGGCATAAGTGCCTTCTTAACGCGAGTCGGCTCTATGCTTACTCTATTCTTTACAAGCCAATGCGTTGTTGATTACGAAACAGCCAAGACGGCAGATACGAGGCGTTACGCCTCATTTTTCCGGGGCATGCTGGAACATGGCATAAATCTGGCTCCTTCTCAGTTCGAGGCAGTTTTTATCTCTCTGGCCCATAGCGAAGCTGACATTGAAGCCACTATCCGAGCTGCAAAGGAGACATGCCAAACCCTAAACACCTAG
- the hemC gene encoding hydroxymethylbilane synthase gives MALWQARHIAAKLQRLYPRQQLVIKQIVTQGDRERGVPLRAIGGRGVFVKEIERALLAGEIDLAVHSLKDLPGQMSPELVLAAFDEREEPRDVLVTRWRCSLAELPSGARLGTSSARRQAQLLAFRRDFQIQDLRGNLDTRLRKALSGEVDGIVVAAAGMIRLDLQNQISQYLPLNICLPSVGQGALAIQIRAGNSELQEMLFPLDHQPTRSAITAERAFLAAMGGGCQVPIAAYGRVEGICLMLEGMVSSLDGRRMLRAREIGEASAPERVGSALAEQLLSLGGAEILRGGQGE, from the coding sequence TTGGCCCTATGGCAGGCACGTCATATCGCCGCTAAACTACAACGATTGTATCCGAGACAACAGCTAGTTATAAAGCAGATTGTAACGCAAGGGGATCGGGAACGAGGGGTGCCACTACGAGCGATTGGTGGTCGGGGGGTTTTCGTTAAGGAAATCGAGAGGGCCCTTCTTGCGGGAGAGATAGATTTGGCTGTGCATAGCCTCAAGGATTTGCCCGGCCAGATGAGTCCTGAGCTTGTTCTGGCAGCGTTCGATGAAAGAGAAGAGCCCCGAGACGTCTTAGTGACCCGTTGGCGATGTTCCTTGGCCGAACTACCCTCAGGCGCTCGGCTGGGCACCAGCAGCGCCCGTCGGCAGGCTCAGCTGCTGGCCTTCCGCCGCGATTTCCAGATTCAAGACTTGCGGGGCAATCTTGATACCAGGTTGCGTAAGGCGTTGTCGGGTGAAGTCGACGGTATCGTCGTGGCTGCCGCGGGCATGATTCGTCTGGATCTGCAAAATCAGATTAGCCAGTACCTTCCCCTGAATATCTGTTTGCCATCTGTGGGGCAGGGCGCTTTGGCCATTCAGATACGAGCCGGGAATTCCGAATTACAGGAGATGCTCTTCCCCCTTGATCATCAACCCACTCGCTCGGCCATAACAGCCGAGCGAGCCTTCCTGGCGGCGATGGGTGGTGGTTGCCAGGTTCCTATTGCCGCTTATGGGCGTGTGGAAGGTATCTGCCTGATGCTGGAGGGTATGGTTTCCAGCCTTGATGGACGAAGGATGCTGCGGGCGAGGGAGATCGGTGAGGCGAGCGCTCCCGAACGGGTTGGAAGTGCTTTGGCGGAACAGCTGCTCTCCCTTGGAGGGGCGGAGATTTTGCGGGGAGGCCAAGGTGAATGA
- a CDS encoding Lrp/AsnC family transcriptional regulator, translating into MLSQLERRLISELQNDLEVIPHPFAAMAARVGLSEEEVIRIAQDLQQRGIMRRYGAVLRHRLAGFHGNAMTCWCVPAGRIDEVGRMMASFPEVTHCYERPTYPDWPYNLLAMLHAHTAEKCQDMARSIAERIGLNDYVILFSTKEYKKIRVRYYEGG; encoded by the coding sequence GTGCTTTCGCAGCTGGAGCGGCGACTGATTAGCGAGTTGCAAAATGACTTGGAGGTTATTCCCCACCCCTTTGCGGCGATGGCGGCCAGAGTAGGGTTAAGTGAGGAAGAGGTTATTCGAATAGCCCAGGACTTGCAACAAAGGGGAATTATGCGCCGCTATGGGGCGGTGCTGCGTCATCGTCTGGCTGGCTTTCACGGCAACGCTATGACCTGCTGGTGCGTGCCTGCTGGCAGGATAGACGAGGTCGGTCGGATGATGGCCTCTTTCCCAGAGGTTACTCATTGTTATGAAAGACCAACCTATCCTGACTGGCCTTACAATCTCCTAGCTATGCTCCATGCTCACACAGCGGAGAAGTGTCAGGATATGGCACGGTCCATCGCCGAACGGATAGGGCTAAATGACTATGTCATCCTGTTCAGCACAAAGGAATATAAGAAGATCAGGGTGCGTTATTACGAAGGGGGCTGA
- a CDS encoding radical SAM protein — protein sequence MIGITKLICGTATTGDVLRYGRRSAGMPSHLLQFSADKRPVVVWNATRRCNLHCIHCYADSHERDYPGELSTAEAEAFIRGLSEFGVPVLLFSGGEPLLRQDLFELGALASALGIRAVISTNGTLITKEVARQIKDAGFGYVGVSIDGIAENNDRFRGKRGAFEMALQGIRNCVAVGQKVGLRFTINRHNYRDLSAVFDLIEEENIDRACFYHLVYAGRGSSMVKDDISHAETRAALELIIARTQDFHRRGLPKDILTVDNHADGVFIYLKVRREQPERAEEVLQLLRWNGGNMSGIGIAAVDNLGNVHADQFWWHYSFGNVRKRKFGEIWLDTSDPLMRGLKNREPLLKGRCARCCYLELCNGNFRVRAEAAYGDVWAEDPACYLTDTEIGLGDDEKSGSEVLT from the coding sequence ATGATTGGTATTACAAAGCTAATATGCGGCACGGCGACGACCGGTGATGTGCTGCGTTATGGGAGGCGTTCGGCGGGGATGCCCTCTCATCTTCTCCAATTCTCGGCTGACAAGCGTCCCGTAGTCGTTTGGAATGCGACGCGACGCTGTAATCTACATTGTATTCACTGCTATGCCGACTCTCATGAGCGTGATTATCCAGGTGAGCTCAGTACAGCAGAGGCTGAGGCCTTCATCAGGGGTCTGTCCGAGTTCGGAGTGCCAGTGCTGCTCTTCTCTGGTGGCGAGCCGCTTTTGCGGCAAGACCTTTTCGAGCTAGGAGCGCTGGCCAGTGCACTGGGTATACGGGCGGTGATCTCTACCAACGGTACGCTTATTACTAAAGAGGTAGCCAGACAGATTAAGGATGCCGGCTTCGGTTATGTAGGGGTGAGCATCGACGGCATTGCTGAAAATAACGACCGCTTTCGGGGCAAGAGAGGGGCCTTTGAGATGGCCTTGCAAGGGATCCGTAACTGTGTAGCTGTTGGGCAAAAGGTTGGCCTTCGCTTCACTATTAATCGCCACAATTACCGGGATCTGTCTGCTGTCTTTGATCTTATTGAGGAGGAAAATATAGACCGCGCTTGCTTTTACCATCTCGTCTATGCTGGACGTGGTAGCAGCATGGTCAAAGATGACATCAGCCATGCTGAAACTAGAGCCGCTCTTGAACTGATCATCGCCCGAACGCAAGATTTCCATCGCCGTGGTCTGCCTAAGGATATCTTGACCGTCGATAATCATGCCGATGGTGTCTTCATCTACCTGAAAGTGAGGAGAGAGCAGCCGGAGCGGGCGGAGGAGGTTTTACAATTATTGCGCTGGAATGGGGGGAACATGTCTGGGATCGGCATCGCCGCCGTAGATAACCTTGGAAATGTGCACGCCGACCAGTTCTGGTGGCATTACTCCTTCGGTAATGTACGCAAGCGGAAATTTGGAGAGATCTGGTTGGATACCTCTGACCCCTTGATGCGTGGCCTGAAAAATAGGGAACCGTTGTTGAAGGGTCGCTGTGCTCGCTGTTGTTATCTGGAGCTCTGCAATGGCAACTTCCGTGTGCGGGCAGAGGCCGCTTATGGTGATGTGTGGGCGGAAGACCCGGCTTGCTATCTGACAGATACGGAGATTGGCTTGGGTGACGATGAGAAGAGTGGTAGTGAGGTTTTGACATGA
- a CDS encoding radical SAM protein, with translation MRVEKGRRSPLDPSGVPVPHIMAWELTRRCNLACAHCRAAAANAPYEGELSTTECFRLVDEILQIGRPIIVLTGGEPLLREDIFDIAKYAIDKGLRVAASPNGTLVTAEAAEKMRQIGIRRISVSIDFPTAEQHDRFRGVPGAFAEAIKGIKNARQAGIEVQINTTVTRLNAPYLDELLSLAIELGAVAFHPFMLVPTGRGKEMEAEELPPEEYERTLHWIYDRQREIGERIFFKPTDVPHYWRVMRQRAKEEKAVVQDPHAGVHPHAVARAHEAGGMSAMTRGCLAGIGFFFVSHIGQVQGCGYLDVAAGNVKEKSLADIWVNSPLFRQLRNFSNLKGKCGDCEYKVICGGCRARAYEASGDYLAEEPYCIYQPGRKR, from the coding sequence ATGAGGGTGGAGAAAGGTAGGCGTTCACCCCTCGATCCCAGCGGAGTGCCCGTTCCCCACATCATGGCCTGGGAGCTCACCCGCCGTTGTAATCTGGCTTGTGCCCATTGTCGGGCCGCAGCGGCGAATGCCCCTTATGAGGGGGAGTTATCTACAACGGAATGTTTTCGCTTGGTTGATGAAATCTTACAGATCGGCCGACCCATCATCGTCCTTACCGGTGGTGAACCTCTTCTCCGCGAGGACATCTTTGACATCGCCAAGTACGCTATAGACAAGGGGCTTCGAGTGGCTGCATCCCCGAACGGCACCCTGGTCACTGCAGAGGCAGCGGAGAAGATGCGTCAGATTGGCATCAGACGGATAAGCGTTAGCATTGATTTTCCTACTGCTGAGCAGCACGACCGTTTTCGGGGTGTACCTGGTGCCTTCGCCGAAGCCATCAAGGGTATCAAAAATGCCCGGCAGGCCGGGATCGAGGTGCAGATAAACACGACGGTAACTCGTCTGAATGCTCCTTATCTAGACGAGCTCCTCTCCCTGGCCATCGAATTGGGGGCTGTCGCCTTCCATCCATTCATGCTGGTGCCTACTGGACGGGGGAAGGAGATGGAGGCTGAGGAACTGCCTCCGGAGGAGTATGAGCGTACCCTGCACTGGATCTATGATCGCCAAAGGGAGATTGGAGAGCGCATCTTCTTTAAGCCCACGGATGTCCCTCATTATTGGCGTGTAATGCGCCAGCGGGCCAAGGAGGAAAAAGCCGTTGTTCAGGACCCCCACGCTGGGGTTCACCCTCACGCTGTGGCGCGTGCCCATGAAGCGGGGGGGATGAGCGCTATGACCAGGGGATGTCTGGCTGGGATTGGCTTCTTCTTCGTCTCGCATATCGGCCAGGTGCAGGGTTGTGGTTACCTGGATGTAGCCGCGGGTAACGTTAAAGAAAAGAGCCTGGCTGATATCTGGGTGAATTCGCCGCTCTTTCGCCAGCTGCGTAACTTTAGCAACTTAAAAGGGAAGTGTGGAGACTGCGAGTATAAGGTGATCTGTGGTGGCTGTCGGGCACGAGCCTACGAGGCTAGCGGTGATTACCTGGCCGAAGAGCCCTATTGTATCTACCAACCAGGGCGCAAGCGCTAA
- a CDS encoding AsnC family transcriptional regulator, producing the protein MVEAKIRDLDLTDKRLLNVLQSEFPLCERPFKAIAERLHLSEAEVLERVRRLKESGLIRQISAIFDSRQLGYRSALVAMQVPEERLAEVAALISAHPGVSHNYRREHAYNLWFTLTVPPESNPQQVASGLAQQVGVERMMYLPATKAFKIGVNFDLGGS; encoded by the coding sequence GTGGTTGAGGCGAAGATAAGGGATCTTGACCTTACAGATAAAAGGTTGCTCAATGTGTTACAGTCCGAATTTCCCCTATGTGAGCGTCCTTTTAAGGCGATCGCCGAGAGGCTCCATCTATCTGAAGCGGAGGTGCTGGAAAGAGTGCGCCGCTTAAAGGAGAGTGGCCTAATCCGGCAGATCAGCGCTATCTTTGACTCACGACAGCTAGGCTATCGGAGCGCTCTGGTGGCGATGCAGGTGCCAGAGGAGCGCTTAGCAGAGGTTGCGGCTCTGATCAGTGCACACCCAGGTGTGAGCCACAACTATCGCCGGGAGCATGCCTACAATCTCTGGTTCACCCTTACTGTACCGCCAGAGAGCAATCCTCAACAGGTGGCAAGTGGGCTGGCCCAACAGGTGGGTGTCGAGCGGATGATGTATCTTCCAGCCACAAAGGCGTTTAAGATCGGTGTTAATTTCGATCTGGGAGGTAGCTAG
- the cobA gene encoding uroporphyrinogen-III C-methyltransferase, translated as MGKVYLVGGGPGDPGLITVKGICCLQEADVVIYDHLIDRQLLTEAKPTAELIYVGKAASKHTLPQEEINALLIQKAREGKVVVRLKGGDPFVFGRGGEEAEVLAEAGIAFEVVPGVTSAVAVPAYAGIPLTHREYSSSFAVITGHEDLRKLTSCLAWDKLATGVDTLVVLMGMGNLSFIVGRLLECGRTSQTPVTLIRHGSGPEQEVLEGTLGEIVAKAKERGFSPPVVMVVGEVVRLREKLRWFDNRPLFGQRVLVTRSREQASSLVEMLRELGAKVIEAPTIEIQPISDHSVLDKAITHLEDYDWLVFTSQNSVNLFFSRLQTLGLDSRELKGVKLCAIGPATAKALGRYGLYPDYMPSEYVSERVVAGLAERGISGQRILLPRAEGARDLLLTELTRLGAVVDEVTIYRTVPPATDRAYVRKLFREGGIDIVTFTSSSTVRHLAMMLGEDITRLEATTVACIGPITAQTATELGIRVDVVAEEHTIPGLVKALVQYRDRLGTGFKEDRHP; from the coding sequence ATGGGTAAGGTCTACCTGGTTGGTGGTGGACCAGGTGATCCCGGTTTAATCACCGTGAAAGGAATCTGTTGCCTTCAGGAGGCGGATGTCGTGATCTATGATCACCTCATTGATCGGCAGCTGCTCACCGAGGCCAAGCCAACGGCTGAACTGATCTACGTGGGCAAAGCGGCCAGCAAGCATACACTGCCTCAAGAGGAGATCAATGCCCTTTTAATCCAGAAGGCCAGGGAGGGGAAAGTGGTCGTCAGGCTGAAAGGCGGCGATCCATTCGTCTTTGGGCGTGGTGGCGAGGAGGCTGAAGTCCTGGCCGAGGCCGGGATAGCCTTCGAGGTCGTACCGGGGGTGACTTCCGCTGTGGCTGTACCGGCTTATGCTGGTATCCCGCTTACCCATCGTGAATATAGTTCCTCCTTCGCTGTGATCACTGGGCATGAAGACCTTCGTAAGCTGACCTCATGCCTCGCCTGGGATAAGCTGGCCACAGGCGTTGATACCTTAGTCGTGCTGATGGGCATGGGGAATTTGTCCTTCATCGTTGGCAGACTGCTGGAATGTGGGCGAACCTCCCAGACCCCAGTCACATTGATACGTCATGGCAGTGGTCCGGAACAGGAGGTTCTTGAGGGAACCCTGGGCGAGATCGTGGCCAAAGCAAAGGAAAGAGGGTTCAGCCCACCCGTGGTAATGGTAGTGGGGGAGGTAGTGCGCCTGCGGGAGAAGCTGCGCTGGTTTGATAATCGGCCCCTATTTGGTCAGCGCGTGCTGGTCACCCGCTCTCGTGAGCAGGCAAGCTCTCTAGTAGAGATGCTACGTGAGCTAGGGGCCAAGGTGATAGAAGCACCTACCATCGAGATTCAACCCATATCAGATCATTCTGTGCTAGACAAGGCTATAACTCATCTGGAGGACTATGATTGGCTAGTATTCACCAGCCAGAATAGTGTCAATCTGTTTTTCTCTCGCCTCCAAACGCTAGGGCTGGATAGTCGGGAGCTCAAGGGGGTGAAACTGTGTGCCATCGGGCCGGCAACGGCCAAGGCCCTTGGACGTTATGGCCTGTACCCTGACTACATGCCCTCAGAGTATGTGTCCGAAAGGGTAGTGGCTGGACTGGCCGAGCGCGGTATCTCCGGTCAGCGGATTCTTCTGCCTCGCGCGGAGGGGGCCCGTGACCTTCTTCTGACTGAGCTAACCAGGCTGGGGGCCGTGGTGGATGAGGTGACCATCTACCGCACTGTACCACCAGCAACAGATAGGGCCTACGTGAGGAAGTTGTTTCGGGAGGGAGGGATAGACATCGTCACCTTCACCAGCTCATCCACAGTGCGTCACCTGGCGATGATGCTGGGTGAAGATATCACTCGCCTTGAAGCGACAACCGTGGCCTGTATTGGGCCGATTACCGCTCAAACGGCGACTGAGCTGGGTATTCGCGTAGACGTAGTGGCTGAGGAACATACCATCCCCGGCCTGGTAAAAGCCTTAGTGCAGTACAGAGACCGTTTAGGAACAGGGTTCAAGGAAGATAGGCACCCTTAG